The sequence GTCCCTGTAGAATGCTTGCCTGGTGCAACTGCTTTTGTACCTGCTTTAGTCAATAGCGGATTACCCAACGATAAATTTGTTTTTGAAGGTTTCTTGCCCGACAAAAAAGGAAGACAAACACGTTTCTTAGTTTTGGCAGAAGAAACCAGAACCATGATCTTCTACGTTTCTCCACACAAATTAAACAAAACCATCGCAGAATACATTCAGTATTTTGGAGCCGACCGACGCATTTCTGTTTCGCGTGAAATATCTAAACTTCATGAAGAAACAGTTAGAGGTACTGCCGAAGAAGTATTACAACACTTTGAAGCCAAACCCGCAAAAGGAGAAATTGTAATTTGTGTAGCAGGAAAAAGTTTGAAATAATTAGTTCGTTACTACTTGTAAAGATAATTCCCCTTATTAATGGCACAGCAATATAACGATAAACAGAAACAACTTAATCTCTTTACACAAAGTAGATAAGTCTATCATCTTTTATCTATTATCTTTCGTCAGGTTAATAGCAACTATTTTATTACAACTTGTTTGCATTTTTTTTCTATGCTTTCAAAACAAAGTAGTATTTTAAATTTATTCTTCTGTACCACAAAAACCAAACACATTAAAAGCAAAACTAAACCTTGGCATTTTTTTTGCTGTGGGTATACTATTCTACTTCAAAATTGCTGTGACAAACGTATTTATTCATTCCACTTCGTCACAAAAAGTGTGGCATTCTCTATTTTTAAATCAACAATATCACAAAAACTGTGACAGATTGTTTCTGAAAGTAAAAAAAATCACAAGTATTTTCTAAAAAAACAACACGAAATTCCTGAATTCCGTGTACAACTTGCTTTTTTATAGTAGGAAATTGC is a genomic window of Flavobacterium jumunjinense containing:
- the rsmI gene encoding 16S rRNA (cytidine(1402)-2'-O)-methyltransferase; the protein is MGKLFLVPTPIGNLDDMTFRAIKTLQEVDLILAEDTRNSGKLLKHFEITTQMHSHHMHNEHKTVENLVKRMQAGETIALISDAGTPAISDPGFLLTRACVENGVPVECLPGATAFVPALVNSGLPNDKFVFEGFLPDKKGRQTRFLVLAEETRTMIFYVSPHKLNKTIAEYIQYFGADRRISVSREISKLHEETVRGTAEEVLQHFEAKPAKGEIVICVAGKSLK